The proteins below come from a single Papaver somniferum cultivar HN1 chromosome 11, ASM357369v1, whole genome shotgun sequence genomic window:
- the LOC113325326 gene encoding uncharacterized protein LOC113325326, whose product MQTDVMIVDDTQEENVSEEKDWRTEIHSYLEKGELPRKRLEEHKLKTRATNYELRDEVLYRRSFLGPSLRCLTRTEGIEILKALHYGDAGNHSGGRSLVYRAKIQAITEVKAVQHIRDKDIFKFIFENIICRSGIPAQLVSDNGKQFEGENITMLLNAFKIQSGKSTPLYPQSNGQVEATNKKITDNLKKKLEGHNKGWCEQVHNIA is encoded by the exons ATGCAAACAGATGTGATGATCGTAGATGATACACAAGAAGAAAATGTGAGCGAAGAAAAGGATTGGAGAACTGAAATACACTCTTATCTAGAGAAGGGAGAATTGCCGAGGAAAAGATTAGAAGAACATAAATTAAAGACCCGtgcgacaaattatgaattaagggatgAAGTTCTTTATaggaggtcatttcttggaccttcacTTAGATGTCTTACGCGAACGGAGGGGATTGAAATTTTAAAGGCATTACACTATGGCGATGCTGGcaaccatagtggaggaagatcactTGTATATAGAGCAAAAATACAGGCTATTACTG AAGTGAAGGCGGTTCAACACATTCGAGATAAGGACATATTtaaattcatttttgaaaatatcatATGCAGATCTGGTATTCCTGCACAATTGGTGTCCGATAATGGGAAGCAGTTTGAAGGCGAGAACATAACAATGCTACTCAAtgcgttcaaaattcaaagtggcaaatctactcctttgtatcctcaAAGTAACGGACAAGTAGAAGCTACGAACAAAAAAATCACAGACAACctgaagaaaaaattagaagggcacaataaaggatggtgcgaacaagtgcATAATATAGCATAG
- the LOC113325327 gene encoding BTB/POZ and MATH domain-containing protein 3-like → MAPKWPIFSKSKANDKVLSSESIYETMNGSHVYKIKGFSLAKGIGVGKSMTSRRFTVCGHDWVIQFYPDGDTQDSQEYISLYLKIVSPGEVRATFEFKLLDQSEKGKYGVHRISTVKSPTTFTTQGVAAGYAKYMKRSELESSSYLKDDCLSIHCTVGVVKTRDRIFQTIDETVQTRAEEDKDYVISVPPSDMIQNLKGLLESEIGCDVTFQVSNEFFKAHKSILAARSPVFRAQFFGLVGNPGVETVAIEEFEPFAFKAMLLFLYSDELPEPYELSVSKSPCTSTSILQHLLVAADRFDLPRLRLMCEAKLCKEIKASTAATTLAIAERHQCLKLKTICLKFAAKPENLGGVMKSDGYAYLEKWYPSLLTDLLKTGAVVDKI, encoded by the exons ATGGCCCCAAAATGGCCGATATTTTCAAAGTCTAAAGCTAATGACAAGGTTTTATCTTCGGAGTCGATTTATGAGACTATGAATGGTTCTCATGTGTACAAGATAAAAGGATTTTCTCTAGCGAAGGGAATTGGAGTTGGTAAATCCATGACTAGTCGCAGATTTACAGTTTGTGGTCATGATTGGGTTATACAGTTTTATCCAGACGGCGATACTCAAGATAGCCAGGAGTACATATCTTTGTACCTTAAGATAGTAAGCCCTGGAGAAGTTAGGGCGACGTTTGAGTTTAAATTGCTGGACCAAAGCGAGAAAGGGAAATATGGTGTTCATAGAATTTCTACTGTGAAATCACCAACAACGTTCACGACACAAGGAGTCGCTGC GGGATATGCAAAGTATATGAAGAGGTCGGAGTTGGAGAGCTCAAGTTATCTCAAGGATGATTGCCTTAGCATCCACTGTACAGTCGGAGTGGTGAAAACTCGTGATAGAATATTTCAAACTATTGATGAAACAGTGCAAACTCGTGCTGAGGAGGACAAAGATTATGTTATTTCAGTTCCTCCGTCAGATATGATTCAGAATCTCAAGGGTTTGCTGGAATCTGAAATTGGTTGTGACGTTACTTTTCAAGTTAGCAATGAATTCTTCAAAGCCCATAAATCGATTCTTGCAGCTCGATCTCCCGTATTTAGAGCTCAGTTTTTTGGGTTAGTGGGTAATCCAGGCGTGGAAACTGTAGCCATTGAAGAGTTTGAACCCTTTGCCTTTAAG GCCATGTTGTTATTTTTGTACTCGGATGAACTGCCAGAACCATATGAACTTTCTGTTTCAAAATCTCCTTGCACTTCAACATCAATCTTACAACATCTGTTAGTCGCAGCAGATCGCTTTGACCTTCCACGATTGAGACTCATGTGTGAGGCTAAATTAtgtaaagaaataaaagcaagTACGGCTGCAACAACACTAGCCATAGCAGAGCGACACCAATGCCTGAAACTGAAAACTATCTGTCTAAAATTTGCAGCtaaacctgaaaatttgggaG GGGTTATGAAGTCGGATGGGTATGCATATTTGGAGAAGTGGTATCCCTCATTATTGACAGATCTGTTGAAGACTGGTGCTGTGGTTGATAAAATATGA
- the LOC113323612 gene encoding desiccation protectant protein Lea14 homolog encodes MADLFDKAKHFVTDTIDSFKKVPEATLTDVDIKSVGFTSVTLLAKISVNNPYITPLPMVEVDYTLKSHTNVILTGKVPDPGNLKASGITLLEVDVKVPYSILLSVAKDVSTDWDLDYELLLGLIIDLPLIGNITIPLSQKGEFKLPSITDFFKGRGTEATEEGEEKEKEKVSTSEVGVSKDDKSEVVVRHVEEVDEVIHIYADGTKKSED; translated from the exons ATGGCTGATTTATTCGACAAAGCTAAGCACTTTGTGACAGACACAATTGATAGCTTCAAGAAAGTACCAGAAGCAACACTGACTGATGTAGATATCAAATCTGTTGGATTTACTTCAGTGACTCTGCTGGCAAAGATCTCTGTCAACAATCCATACATCACACCGCTTCCCATGGTTGAAGTTGATTACACCCTCAAAAGCCATACCAA TGTTATTTTGACCGGAAAAGTGCCGGATCCAGGTAATCTGAAGGCAAGCGGGATAACATTGCTTGAAGTGGACGTGAAAGTGCCTTATAGTATTTTACTGAGTGTTGCAAAAGATGTGAGTACAGATTGGGATCTTGATTATGAATTGTTGTTGGGTCTTATCATTGATCTTCCATTGATCGGTAATATCACAATTCCACTATCCCAAAAGGGTGAATTCAAGTTACCTTCCATCACTGATTTCTTCAAAGGAAGAGGTACTGAAGCAACTGAGGAAGGAGaggagaaagaaaaggaaaaggtCTCAACATCTGAAGTTGGAGTTTCGAAAGATGATAAATCTGAAGTTGTGGTAAGACATGTTGAAGAAGTTGATGAAGTAATCCATATCTATGCTGATGGGACTAAGAAATCTGaagattga